ATCTAGACTATACTTTATGGCCATGTTGGTGCGACACTCACATTATGACTCCGTTGAAATCGGTCTCGCCAACAACTGTCGTTGATCGTTACGATTTCCAGCTATCATTTTATAAAGATGTCGAATCAATTATTCGGGAACTAGTTGAAAATGATGTGAAGATTATAGCTGCTAGTAGAACTGCAACACCCCATATTGCTAAGCAGCTATTGTCAATGTTGCATATTCAGGGAAGGCCAGCAATCGAGTACTTTCATAGTTTACAATGGGGCACGGGATCAAAGACAAAGCATATCAAAGCAGCAGCgaaaaatctaaaaatgACAACAGAGTTAACAGACGGTgaattcattttatttgacGACGAATGGAGAAATAGAGATGTCGAGTCGATCAATTGTCATTTTGCTCATGTTCCCGATGAATCAGTAGGTTTAACACGACACATTTTTGTTCAAGAATTGAGACAATGGAACAAACGGAATTTATAGATAATTACATATTGTGTCTCTTGGCTTTATTTGTCGTCATATAGAGACGATATAGAAATAAAATAGATCATCTTTATAATGTATTTTTAGTTTacttttttgttcaatttcagtttgataataaaaccTCTATTATTTCGgagatatatatatatgtgtgtgtaattgtatataaataaatgaaaaaatggAAAGATATCGATGAATGTCGTAAAAATGATACGAACGCAGTATCCTAACTATGGTTACTTCATAATCAGATATAATAAGCATAGAACAATGTGCCAGGTGGGATAACAACCACTCTAAGTTTTCTCTTCTTGTTTAAACCAAAACATAACAGGATATCAAAAGCGAAAGCAACAACCCATACACAGGCTTTGAAATTATACTTCCAGCTGAATGACGTGTGCTGGTACTGGTAGAGGTGCCAGATGAAGATGTTGTTCCTGAACCCGAACTGTTAGTGATACCACTAGCACCAATGACTTCAATCGATTCCTTGTTGGTATAAGACACTTGAGCTAAACTTACTTCATAGTCGTCAAGATCATAAACAATGTAAGCACTTCTCAAGATATTGTCTCCAAACAACATGTACGACGAGCTTGACGATTGTTGCATAACACCCAAAATACATGTTGATTTACTAGCTTGCAAAACCAAATCAGAAATTGGGACTTTAATGGTTTTGTTACCACCAAATTCTATGTCGACTGTTCTGCTGGAGTCGGCCAAGTTACAGTTGACTACGTAAGCGCCAACTGAATTCGAGTATTGACCATTTAAAGCTTTTCCCAACAGCTGCAAAGTGTCGCTGAAAACATACGATAAAGTTGAACCGGTATCCAAAACAACACCCGTGGTACTTGACAAAATGTTGGTAGTACTGCCGCTGCTGCTTTCAACGTCAATTTTAGATACTGGGACTTGTATTCTCACTGGGTAGCTAATTTGTGAATACGTTCTCATCATTTTAACAGTCACCAAGTCACCTTGATATTTAGCATGATCAATAGCaccaaataaaatagaTCCGGCTTTAGCATCGGCAGTATTGAGATATAAGGAATAAAGGGACTTTGCAATAATTCCATCTGCTTTCAATTTAAGAGGCAAGTTCTGGTAGGTGTAACCGTATTGTGTAGTGACCTCTAATCCAGGCAAACCAATACCCAAAACACCAACATCAGAGGATGTTTCGTTTGCAATTGCAAAGGAAAGGTCTTTGACAGTCACGTTGCTTATGGTAACATCATCGTACCCCCAAATACCAATGGCACTGGTATCATCAGCatattgaatttcaaaatcattagtgttgttttttttaaatgtgTCTGAGTTTTCGGTATTGAATGAACCATAGGATGTACAGGTATTGGAACCACCACTGCCACCAGAACCACCCTCAGTTCCTACGAATGGGGAGAACGTTGAGTATGCACCTGGACCTTCAGTGATATAAACTGTGGAGTAAATACTGCCAAAGCCAAATAGTTTGTTGTGAATCTTCTCCAGTGCTTCTTTTTCCTCGTCGGTTTCTATGGTTCTTGATGGTTGATATAAATTCTTTCTCTTCTGCATTAATTCTCTTTCATTTAGTTTAACACCAGTTCCATGACCGAAAGATCGTTCGTTACGTTTAGAATTTGGGGCACTAACACATTTTAAATCGTGGGACATAACCCACAAATCTGAAGACCCGGTATCTACCAACACTCTATTTTCGTCTTCATTAGATCCAATTTTCAACGTGGCCATATAAAAAGTCTGTTTGTTGGTTAAAGTCATGTCCAATGAACCATCCCTTTTAACAAATCGAGGATTGGAATCATCTTCAGGGGATAAATCATCTTTGGACTCCCCACGACGCACTTCAAAGTCGATTTTGAAAGGTGCCTTAGCAGCAAGTGCTGTTGCTACTAGCGATAATAACGCAACAGAATTGAGTCTCATATAtgtggaaaaaaaaaaaaaagaaaagaaatcagATGGAAAGAATATATCTATAGCAATTGTTtgtgaagaaaaaaatcaacactaagaaaagaaaaagaagtgTTAGAATATCGAATTGTAAATGTatttagaaattgaaatttgggAAATCCATTTACTActtatattttaattttaattgttgtttttctttttcgtttttGTCTCATTTGGTGGCACAATTAGAAGTGAGacaaaatagaaaaaaaaaaagaaagtaagaaattaaaaaaaatcccGAAGACAACAGTAACAATTGTATGGGAATCACTGCCGAAacacaaaaacaaaagcaaTAGTACAAttaatcattatttttttttttgcttggAACGAGGCACAGGGAAAATAATGGAAGAGAAGAAAGCGCAAGGTAAGCTTtttgatggtggtggtgtaCCAAAGTCGCAATAGAGCTTGCTGCCAAGAATAACCATCCAGCATAAAATGAGACGAAGGGAtgacaaataaaaaaaataacaaaacaTTTGTAATCGTAAATTTCCACGATCTTGATCTAAGATAACTGTTGTTGGTACTTTCAAGCGAACAAAAAATACCAATGACCCCAAACTACAAATTTGACAGTAAATTTAGAATTATGTAATCAATTTCCATTCAAAGTTCTTTGAATGATCGGAAAGTCACCagatattataataaaaataggATCAACGgataaaaattttggctttttttttggaaagtCGGCATTTTATAATGTTAACAATCAAGAATTGTaattagaaagaaaaaagaagagaaaaaaaactcatCATCCTTGTCAGAGACTTACAATagcattattattactgttACAGCTGGGTATTCTCTTTCAACTAAGGCTgaaattctatttttattataaaaaagCATCTCATATCGACCTGCAAAAAAACATCGGACATATATTATTTCCTTCAATTTTGCTTCGCCACCAATATAGAGGGTTGCAAAGTATACCGAAAACAAATTGTCAATGGTCTACTGGACTTTTAACATATAAtgatttctattttctcttttcaaACACCCGCAACTATTTTTAGATAAGAGAAATGTGGCTGCTAACGTACATGCCAATAGTAATATTGAAGCTTGTACAGCTAACATTTCACTATGCGCTTGGCCAACTAACCATTACGATGACCGTATCTACCATTCAAACACGTTGACATTATATTATACTCTAACCATTCGATCCCAATATTGATTTCTGACATTTAAACCGCTTTCCGACACATCACCATACAAGTTCGGCCTAGTCAGTGGCGACGACCTACAAAAATAACTTTGTACTTCCTGTACACGAATCAAGTGGCTGTAACTGCATTTGGTCATCTACATTTTTAAAGAACTCGCAGACATAAAGATTAAGCTGTAACATAAATctatacttttttttttaatttgaatatcaCTATGCCTCAATTAGTTGCATTCACAACACCCATGTTTGGATCttcaattaaacaaaaaaaagatccCTCACATACTCAAACAACTCTTCTACTGATCTCGATAAAGAATGATTTCACtttgtttgaaatatcTTCTGgcatcttcatcaattaacACAAGTGAAAGATAAGTTCTTGTTGAGAATTTCTTATTGACGTCTCTATAAGTTGGCACCAAATCAAACCCACTTAAAAATAAACGAATCGGTATTGTCTCGCCTTTGACCGGCGCACCGTCCATGATTTCAAATCTGACTACTGTTTCGCTGTCTGTCACTTGATTAGGTGGTGCTCCCACAGTCTCTCTTCTGATCAACGACAATTCCATATGCTTGATTTTCAATCTCACCAATaagaaatatattttaCCTATTATGGCATCTGTAAGGGAAAACCTGGACCGTGAATACTCAAACTCAATGTGCAAACAATTCTCAATCCCTACGTCCATTTTCACACTGTGGGATTCATTCCTTTTTGATATAGTACTTCCCTTACTAGTATTAGCACTGGCATCATCATTACTGGATGGCGTAGCAGGCTTTTGTAAAGTATCTTCATTGGCTTTCTTAGCACCCAATTTTGAATCGGCTGTAGAGCTACTGCTCAATCCGGTTACCGGTTTGGGAACTGCTGTGGTGTAATGATAGACCCACAATTCCTTTTCCCTAATTATCTCCGAAGACGACTTTCTCAACACTGTTACTTTAATGTAGTATCTTAGTCTGACATTCTTGCCACGATAACTTTCATACTGTTTCTCGACATTCTTAAATTCAAAAGGATATGATTCAGGATGCGACAATTGTGCTGGAGCGGCTAGTTCCGTGGCTAATGTTAAAAATTCCGACGACAGTATTCCATCAGTATTAGTTTCGATGGACCCTAACAATTGCACTCTAACACCAAGATGTTCCAAtttccttccttccttaGTACGTAACGTAACCACACCTTTCACTGATTCACCATCCTTGTAAATAGGGAGCTTTTCAACTCTTCCTTGCGGAGTTTTCACTTCAACGTGCTTCCGAGTATCCTCATTATCTAAcctaatttcaatatctaATGGCGCCTTAAAAAATATCGACATAGTAGCACtttaaagaagaaacaaacacacacacacacacacttGTATTGATGTAtatgaatataaataatccAATATATCTCTCGTCAAAGTTTTGTTTCAGATTGTCCAAATTCGTCAAAAGTGATGAACACACTATGTTGTTTCGTTTGTCTTGATtctgttgttattattcttTCTCTCACTCGTTTGTCCGTGAGAAATAGACACTACCTCAAACCATTTTGTCCTTGTTCAGATCTTTTCTCACTTATCCGTTTTTCTCTCACGCTTTTCTCTTCCCTCCCCCCCTACAATTGATAGTTGCAAGTTTGAATCACAgtaacaaacaaaaaacaaaaagagaaagagaaaaaaaaaaagtaagaCAGTCCAAAATACAGCATTAAAAACTCCTTAAAGTAACTATCTGTTGGTTGGTTAGTAGTCACCTTTTCGTTCATGTCAAACAATTGATACATTCACTTAAAGTTAcaacatttttatttatattaagTTAAATTTACACTGTCAgcaatttatttgattacATTTTAAATACCACTCCAGTACAAAACCTACAGCCAAATCAATTGGCCAATATCACACCAACACATACCAACTCCCTAATATCATCATAtatcctttttttttggagcTTGTGTTGATACGCATTGTACAAATATAAGGATAGCTTAGGATACagttatataaatatataaacaCATATTTGGTCTCCTTTGCCAGTCATGTCATCAGCAAATTACATATCAGATGAGGTGCCACCAGATATGGTTTCCCCGCATGATCATAGACCTTCAAAAGATGAACCTTTGAAACATTTAGATACCGTTATTGCACTATACGATTTCCCTGGAACCCAGTCGTCTCATTTACCACTAAACTTGGGCGACACTATTCATGTCTTGTCAAAGTCAGCAACCGGATGGTGGGATGGGGTAGTAATGGGTAATAGCGGGGAGCTTCAACGAGGCTGGTTTCCTCATAACTATGTACGATCGGTGAACTATGTGCAACCGGTGttgaaaaaactaaaagaTAATAAAGATCTCGATTCGATAACAGCGGCTAATACAGCTGCTAATGTGGTGATGCCATCATTGACTAACTTGATTCAAAAAAGTTTACAAGAATCAGAACGCAATAGTCCTGCAAActcaacaagaaaaaactcGGTGGTGAGTTTTGCTAGCTCTGAGACAAGCATGCCCAGCGACTCAAAATATACACAACAACAGACAAAcacaaatcaaaactcACCTGAATATCAACTGATCTCATTACCATCTACTCGAGATCACAGCACGGTGGAGATGCAACTACCTTCGCAGCAGTCTTCGATTTCACACACTTTAACTGGATTTGGAATTGGTGACGACGAAATCATTCCTATGGAAGTCGAGGAAGCAGAGAAATTGGTGGAAGAGTACAGACTCAAGTATAACAAAACAGTTACCTGGATTCCACGAACATCAACCAAGGGAGATATAATCTTTTACTGTGAACAACTTGATGTGTATTGTGAATCTCTAcctttgattttgtttgatGGAGAGGCGTCGCTGCCAAATTTGGAATACCCGGGGAGCGATGTAATCATGGATCCCACCCCAATTTCAGTTCAAGGTTCTCAATCGATGGAAAATGTCTTGGATACTCGAGAAGGATCAGCTGCAGGCTCGTTTGATTCTACCAAGCGTGATTCTAATGTGTCGATGAGCACTCAAAGCTCCGGGTCATCGTATCATCGTTTCAGTCgaccttttttttctgtgGACAATCTATTCTACAAGCATTCGTCGGACATAGGTACGTGGAATGAACTAAAGGAACAATGCAATTatattttggatttgatgttgaagGCCATTAAAGAT
The sequence above is a segment of the Candida albicans SC5314 chromosome 3, complete sequence genome. Coding sequences within it:
- a CDS encoding Mg-dependent acid phosphatase (Ortholog(s) have acid phosphatase activity, protein tyrosine phosphatase activity, metal-dependent activity and cytosol, nucleus localization), encoding MTLARYPKAVVFDLDYTLWPCWCDTHIMTPLKSVSPTTVVDRYDFQLSFYKDVESIIRELVENDVKIIAASRTATPHIAKQLLSMLHIQGRPAIEYFHSLQWGTGSKTKHIKAAAKNLKMTTELTDGEFILFDDEWRNRDVESINCHFAHVPDESVGLTRHIFVQELRQWNKRNL
- the SAP9 gene encoding aspartyl protease (Secreted aspartyl protease; roles in adhesion, cell surface integrity; induced by antifungal drugs, stationary phase, or in white-phase cells; farnesol-downregulated in biofilm; autocatalytic processing; GPI-anchor; Spider biofilm induced); amino-acid sequence: MRLNSVALLSLVATALAAKAPFKIDFEVRRGESKDDLSPEDDSNPRFVKRDGSLDMTLTNKQTFYMATLKIGSNEDENRVLVDTGSSDLWVMSHDLKCVSAPNSKRNERSFGHGTGVKLNERELMQKRKNLYQPSRTIETDEEKEASEKIHNKLFGFGSIYSTVYITEGPGAYSTFSPFVGTEGGSGGSGGSNTCTSYGSFNTENSDTFKKNNTNDFEIQYADDTSAIGIWGYDDVTISNVTVKDLSFAIANETSSDVGVLGIGLPGLEVTTQYGYTYQNLPLKLKADGIIAKSLYSLYLNTADAKAGSILFGAIDHAKYQGDLVTVKMMRTYSQISYPVRIQVPVSKIDVESSSGSTTNILSSTTGVVLDTGSTLSYVFSDTLQSLGKALNGQYSNSVGAYVVNCNLADSSRTVDIEFGGNKTIKVPISDLVLQASKSTCILGVMQQSSSSSYMLFGDNILRSAYIVYDLDDYEVSLAQVSYTNKESIEVIGASGITNSSGSGTTSSSGTSTSTSTRHSAGSIISKPVYGLLLSLLISCYVLV
- the PEP8 gene encoding retromer subunit (Protein similar to S. cerevisiae Pep8p, which is involved in retrograde transport; transposon mutation affects filamentous growth); amino-acid sequence: MSIFFKAPLDIEIRLDNEDTRKHVEVKTPQGRVEKLPIYKDGESVKGVVTLRTKEGRKLEHLGVRVQLLGSIETNTDGISSSEFLTLATELAAPAQLSHPESYPFEFKNVEKQYESYRGKNVRLRYYIKVTVLRKSSSEIIREKELWVYHYTTAVPKPVTGLSSSSTADSKLGAKKANEDTLQKPATPSSNDDASANTSKGSTISKRNESHSVKMDVGIENCLHIEFEYSRSRFSLTDAIIGKIYFLLVRLKIKHMELSLIRRETVGAPPNQVTDSETVVRFEIMDGAPVKGETIPIRLFLSGFDLVPTYRDVNKKFSTRTYLSLVLIDEDARRYFKQSEIILYRDQ